TTACCTCTTTTCGTTGGAGAGAAAGATAGTAAAACATTCTACATCATTCCTGTTTTTGGAAAAGGTCTTTGGGACGCTATTTGGGGATATGTAGCTGTGGATAAAGATCTTATCGTTCAGGGAGTTTTCTTTGACCACAAAGGCGAAACTGCTGGTTTGGGGTCAAACATCAAAGAACGTTTCTTTATGGACGATTTCATCGGAGAGCATTTGTTGGACGCTTCGGGTAACTTCCAAAGTGTAGAGGGTTCAAAATCAAACGGAGACCCTGAAAACAAACGCAAAGAAGACGGAAAAGTAGATGCCATTGCCGGTGCAACCCTTACCGTAAACGGAGTAAATGAGATGGTAAAAACAGGCGTTGGTGCTTATGTTGATTATATTAAAAACTTAAAAAACTAATATTATGGGACTATCAAAAAAAGACGTAAAATTGGTTACAGACCCGCTATGGGATAACAACCCAATTACCGTACAAGTACTGGGGATTTGTTCCGCATTGGCGATTACGGCACAGCTTAAAGCAGCTATCGTTATGGGATTGTCCGTAATATTTGTACTTAGTGTGGGGAACGTAGTAATTTCTTTGATTAGAAATGTTATTCCTGGTAAAATTCGTATTATCGTGCAATTGTTGGTGGTTGCGGCGTTGGTAATCATTGTTGATCAAGTGCTAAAAGCCTTTTCGTATGAGTTGAGTAAACAACTATCTGTATTTGTGGGGCTTATCATCACAAACTGTATCATTATGGGACGCTTCGAGGCTTTCGCTTTGGGAAATACCCCTTGGAAATCGTTCTTAGATGGTATCGGAAACGCAGGTGGATATGCGTTGGCTCTTGTTATCGTAGCTTTCTTCCGTGAGCTTTTAGGTTCGGGAACGCTTCTTGGATTCCAAGTATTAGGCGACCCTATCAAAAAGACAGGTTTGTATGCATTAGGATACGAAAATAACGGATTTATGTTATTGGCTCCGATGGCACTTATCACTTACGGAATTGTGATTTGGATTCAGCGTACACGTAACAAATCCTTAATTGAGGAATAATTAGTAACTAAATAAAAATTAGAAAATGGAATATATAGAACTGATTTTTAAGTCGATATTCGTAGATAATATGGTATTCGCTACCTTTTTGGGTATGTGTTCGTACCTTGCGGTATCTAAGAAAGTATCTACGGCAGTTGGTTTGGGAGCAGCGGTTATTTTCGTATTGGCTGTAACTGTTCCTATGAACTGGCTACTGAACGAATATCTGCTCAAAGAAGGAGCTTTGGCTTGGTTGGGCGAGGAGTACGCAAGTTATGATTTAAGTTTCTTGACCTACATTTTGTTCATAGCAACGGTGGCTACGATGGTTCAGTTAGTAGAAATCATTGTTGAGAAATTTGCTCCTGCTTTGTACAATTCATTGGGGATTTTCTTACCACTCATTGCTGTAAACTGTGCAATTTTGGGAGGTTCACTCTTTATGCAGTCACGTGAAATACCTACCATTGGTTTGGCGGCTACTTACGGATTGGCATCAGGGATTGGTTGGTTTTTGGCAATTGTTGCCATTGCTGCCATTCGTGAGAAAATCCGTTATTCGAACGTGCCACCTGCACTTCGCGGATTGGGAATTACCTTTATCATTACGGGGCTTATGGCTATCGGCTTTATGAGTTTCGGAGGAATGCTTACAGGGGGAGAGAAAAAATCTGATGAGGATAAGAAAGCAGTTATCGAGCAAAAAGTTAATAAAACTGAAAAATTAGCCAATAACACAAAAGAAATTAAGTAATGGTATTATCAAGTAGTATATTTGTAACAGTAGCAGTAACGGTTATCGCTTTACTGGTGATAACATTGCTTTTGGTGGCACTTTTGTTGGTCGTAAAACAGAAGTTAGCTCCATCAGGACCTGTAAAAATCAAGATTAATGGCGAGAAAGTAATTGAAGTACCTTCGGGAGGGTCGTTACTTTCTACATTAGGGAATCAGAAAATATTTTTGCCTTCAGCTTGTGGTGGAGGTGGGTCTTGTATCCAATGCGAATGCCACGTGCTTTCAGGTGGGGGAGAGGCTCTTCCGACAGAAACACCTCACTTTACCAAAAAAGAACTAAAAGAAGGAGCTCGTTTGGCTTGTCAGGTGAAGGTAAAACAGGATATGGAAATTTCAATTCCTGAGGAAATCTTTGGTATCAAAAAATGGGAGGCTGTCGTGGTTCGTAACTATAACGTAGCTTCATTTATCAAAGAATTTGTGGTTGAAATTCCTGAGGATATGGACTACAAACCAGGGGGATACATTCAGATTGAAATTCCACCTTGCGAGATTAAATATTCTGATATTGACATCACGGCTCACCCTGCAGAACACCCAGGAGAACCTGAAAAATTCAAAATGGAATGGGACAAATTCAACCTTTGGCCTTTAGTTATGAAAAATGGTGAAACCGTAGAACGTGCTTACTCGATGGCTTCGTATCCTGCTGAAGGGCGTGAAATTATGTTGAACGTTCGTATTGCGACTCCACCTTGGGACAGAGCTAAAAACGGTTGGATGAACGTAAATCCGGGGGTGGCTTCTTCGTACATTTTCTCTCGTAAGAAAGGTGATAAAGTAGTTATTTCTGGTCCTTACGGGGAATTCTTCATCAACGAATCGAATGCCGAAATGTTGTACGTAGGAGGTGGGGCAGGTATGGCACCGATGCGTTCGCACCTATATCACTTATTCAAAACGTTGAAAACAGGACGTAAAGTAACCTATTGGTACGGAGGACGTTCTAAACGAGAGTTGTTCTACTTGGAGCATTTCTGGGAATTGGAGCGTGAGTTCCCGAACTTTAAGTTCTTCATCGTGTTGTCTGAGCCACTTCCAGAGGATAATTGGAAAGTTAAGAAAGACATTAACGATACGGAAGGAGACGGATTTACGGGATTTGTTCACAATGCGGTTATTGACCAATATTTGAGCAAACACGAAGCACCAGAAGATATTGAACTGTACTTCTGTGGACCTCCAATGATGAACAAAGCGGTACAAAAAATGGGACAAGACTTCGGTCTTCCTGATGAAAACATCCGCTTTGACGACTTCGGTGGATAGTAAAAAACTTAAAAAATCCTTTCTGTAATGGAAAGGATTTTTTTGTCAAAAAACTTAATTTATATAAAAATGAAACAAATAATTTTACAAGTTACTTTTCTTCTATATACAACAATAGCTTTTAGCCAAGATGTAAGTTTCAACATAATAAAGGATAAAACAACAGTTGATGAATATGGAGCGGTTACCCTACAAGTGGAAGTCGAAAATAAATCAAGTGAAGCGATAACTATTTTTAAACCTGCTGAAAAAT
This genomic window from Capnocytophaga canimorsus contains:
- a CDS encoding Na(+)-translocating NADH-quinone reductase subunit C, with product MSNRTESNSYTVIFAIIMVIIVGALLAGVSSALSDRISENRKFEKQQNVLYAMGVNRNQNTNLGEGDVTFVPTNEVTAEFKKYIKGQYFIKGNQAVEADLIEDPKWTAEKGLPLFVGEKDSKTFYIIPVFGKGLWDAIWGYVAVDKDLIVQGVFFDHKGETAGLGSNIKERFFMDDFIGEHLLDASGNFQSVEGSKSNGDPENKRKEDGKVDAIAGATLTVNGVNEMVKTGVGAYVDYIKNLKN
- a CDS encoding NADH:ubiquinone reductase (Na(+)-transporting) subunit D, which codes for MGLSKKDVKLVTDPLWDNNPITVQVLGICSALAITAQLKAAIVMGLSVIFVLSVGNVVISLIRNVIPGKIRIIVQLLVVAALVIIVDQVLKAFSYELSKQLSVFVGLIITNCIIMGRFEAFALGNTPWKSFLDGIGNAGGYALALVIVAFFRELLGSGTLLGFQVLGDPIKKTGLYALGYENNGFMLLAPMALITYGIVIWIQRTRNKSLIEE
- the nqrE gene encoding NADH:ubiquinone reductase (Na(+)-transporting) subunit E: MEYIELIFKSIFVDNMVFATFLGMCSYLAVSKKVSTAVGLGAAVIFVLAVTVPMNWLLNEYLLKEGALAWLGEEYASYDLSFLTYILFIATVATMVQLVEIIVEKFAPALYNSLGIFLPLIAVNCAILGGSLFMQSREIPTIGLAATYGLASGIGWFLAIVAIAAIREKIRYSNVPPALRGLGITFIITGLMAIGFMSFGGMLTGGEKKSDEDKKAVIEQKVNKTEKLANNTKEIK
- the nqrF gene encoding NADH:ubiquinone reductase (Na(+)-transporting) subunit F, which gives rise to MVLSSSIFVTVAVTVIALLVITLLLVALLLVVKQKLAPSGPVKIKINGEKVIEVPSGGSLLSTLGNQKIFLPSACGGGGSCIQCECHVLSGGGEALPTETPHFTKKELKEGARLACQVKVKQDMEISIPEEIFGIKKWEAVVVRNYNVASFIKEFVVEIPEDMDYKPGGYIQIEIPPCEIKYSDIDITAHPAEHPGEPEKFKMEWDKFNLWPLVMKNGETVERAYSMASYPAEGREIMLNVRIATPPWDRAKNGWMNVNPGVASSYIFSRKKGDKVVISGPYGEFFINESNAEMLYVGGGAGMAPMRSHLYHLFKTLKTGRKVTYWYGGRSKRELFYLEHFWELEREFPNFKFFIVLSEPLPEDNWKVKKDINDTEGDGFTGFVHNAVIDQYLSKHEAPEDIELYFCGPPMMNKAVQKMGQDFGLPDENIRFDDFGG